One segment of Enterobacter ludwigii DNA contains the following:
- the narX gene encoding nitrate/nitrite two-component system sensor histidine kinase NarX translates to MLKRCLSPLTLVNQLALIVMLSTALGVTGMAISGWLVQGVQGNAHAINEAGSLRMQSYRLLASVPLTEDDQPLIDEMERTAFSPELERAAIRDGQESQLKSLQNYWHTQLQPGLKQARNTETVARDVAGFVSRIDALVSSFDQTTELRIDRVLMVHRAMALFMGLLLIFTILWLRARLLNPWKQLLAMARAVTARDFTQRTHISGRNEMAMLGQALNTMSEELSESYAVLEKRVQEKTAGLEQKNEILSFLWQANRRLHMQVPLCERLSPVLNGLQNLTLLHDLELRVYDVEDEDNHQEFTCQSDMSCDDKGCHLCPRGLPPLTSGGTTLKWRLTDSHTQYGILLATLPAGRHLSHDQQQLVDTLVEQLTATLALDRHQEKQQQLIVMEERATIARELHDSIAQSLSCMKMQVSCLQMQDAEMPESNKQLLSQIRNELNTSWIQLRELLTTFRLQLTEPGLRPALESSCHEFSARLGFPVKLDYQLPPRFVPSHQAIHLLQIAREALSNVLKHADATAVTVTVSQHDNQVRLTVHDNGCGVPENAERTNHYGLIIMRDRAQSLRGDCQVRRRETGGTEVVVTFIPDKPLTTAQGETHD, encoded by the coding sequence ATGTTAAAAAGATGTTTATCTCCGCTAACACTGGTTAACCAGTTGGCACTGATCGTTATGCTGTCCACCGCCCTCGGTGTGACCGGTATGGCGATTTCTGGCTGGCTGGTACAGGGCGTACAGGGTAATGCGCATGCCATCAACGAGGCAGGCTCTCTGCGCATGCAGAGTTACCGCCTGCTGGCGTCGGTACCGCTGACGGAAGACGATCAGCCTCTGATCGACGAAATGGAGCGTACCGCGTTCAGCCCGGAGCTGGAACGTGCCGCCATCCGTGACGGGCAGGAATCACAGCTTAAATCCCTGCAAAACTACTGGCACACCCAGCTTCAGCCTGGTCTGAAACAGGCGCGCAATACTGAGACCGTAGCACGGGACGTCGCGGGCTTTGTGTCGCGTATTGACGCGCTGGTCTCCTCTTTCGATCAGACCACCGAATTGCGTATCGACCGGGTGCTGATGGTTCACCGTGCCATGGCGTTGTTTATGGGGCTGCTGCTGATTTTCACCATCCTCTGGCTGCGCGCCCGGCTGTTGAACCCCTGGAAACAGTTGCTGGCGATGGCCCGCGCGGTGACCGCACGTGATTTTACTCAGCGCACGCATATCAGCGGGCGTAATGAAATGGCGATGCTGGGCCAGGCGCTCAATACCATGTCGGAAGAACTCTCCGAAAGCTACGCCGTGCTGGAAAAACGCGTGCAGGAGAAAACGGCAGGGCTGGAGCAGAAAAACGAAATCCTCTCCTTCCTGTGGCAGGCCAACCGTCGTCTGCATATGCAGGTGCCGTTATGTGAACGCCTCTCGCCGGTGCTGAATGGCCTGCAAAATCTGACCTTGCTGCATGACCTGGAGCTGCGGGTCTACGATGTTGAAGATGAAGATAATCATCAGGAATTTACCTGTCAGTCCGACATGTCCTGCGATGACAAAGGCTGTCATCTTTGCCCGCGAGGCTTGCCGCCCCTGACCTCCGGCGGTACGACGCTGAAGTGGCGACTGACGGACAGCCATACCCAGTACGGTATCCTGCTGGCCACGCTGCCCGCCGGGCGGCATCTGAGCCACGATCAGCAGCAGCTGGTCGATACGCTGGTCGAGCAGCTGACCGCTACGCTGGCGCTCGACCGCCATCAGGAAAAGCAACAGCAGCTGATCGTCATGGAAGAGCGTGCGACTATCGCGCGCGAATTGCATGACTCCATCGCCCAGTCGCTCTCCTGTATGAAAATGCAGGTCAGCTGTCTGCAGATGCAGGATGCGGAGATGCCGGAAAGCAACAAACAGCTGCTGAGCCAGATCCGCAACGAACTCAATACCTCATGGATTCAGCTTCGCGAGCTATTAACCACCTTCCGCCTGCAGCTGACCGAGCCTGGCCTGCGCCCCGCGCTGGAGTCCAGTTGCCATGAATTTAGCGCCCGACTGGGGTTCCCGGTGAAGCTTGATTATCAGCTGCCGCCGCGGTTTGTCCCCTCCCATCAGGCGATTCATCTACTGCAGATCGCCCGTGAAGCCCTGAGCAACGTGCTCAAACACGCTGACGCGACGGCGGTCACCGTTACCGTCAGCCAGCACGATAATCAGGTCAGGCTCACGGTTCATGACAACGGCTGCGGCGTGCCGGAAAATGCCGAAAGAACTAACCATTATGGTTTAATTATCATGCGAGACCGCGCCCAAAGCCTGCGCGGTGATTGCCAGGTTCGCCGGCGAGAGACAGGTGGCACGGAAGTCGTGGTCACCTTTATTCCCGACAAACCGCTCACAACTGCTCAAGGAGAAACCCATGACTAA
- the narL gene encoding two-component system response regulator NarL, whose protein sequence is MTNQEPASILLIDDHPMLRTGVKQLVSMAPDITVVGEASNGEQGIELAESLDPDLILLDLNMPGMNGLETLDKLREKSLSGRVVVFSVSNHEEDVVTALKRGADGYLLKDMEPEDLLKALQQAAAGEMVLSEALTPVLAASLRANRATSDRDVSQLTPRERDILKLIAQGLPNKMIARRLDITESTVKVHVKHMLKKMKLKSRVEAAVWVHQERIF, encoded by the coding sequence ATGACTAATCAGGAACCGGCATCCATCCTGTTGATCGACGACCATCCGATGCTGCGTACTGGCGTTAAACAGCTGGTCAGCATGGCACCCGATATCACCGTCGTTGGCGAAGCCAGCAATGGCGAACAGGGCATTGAGCTTGCCGAATCGCTTGATCCCGATCTGATCCTGCTCGATCTCAACATGCCGGGCATGAACGGTCTGGAAACGCTCGACAAGCTGCGGGAAAAATCGCTCTCCGGACGCGTAGTGGTCTTTAGCGTCTCGAACCATGAAGAGGATGTTGTGACGGCGCTCAAGCGTGGCGCGGACGGCTACCTGCTGAAAGATATGGAGCCGGAAGACCTGCTTAAGGCCCTGCAACAGGCCGCCGCGGGTGAGATGGTACTGAGCGAAGCCTTAACCCCGGTGCTGGCCGCCAGCCTGCGGGCAAACCGCGCCACCTCGGATCGCGATGTCAGTCAGTTGACGCCGCGTGAGCGCGATATTCTGAAGCTGATTGCCCAGGGCCTGCCGAATAAAATGATTGCGCGTCGCCTGGATATCACCGAAAGCACGGTCAAAGTGCATGTGAAACATATGCTGAAGAAAATGAAGTTAAAATCGCGGGTTGAAGCCGCGGTATGGGTACACCAGGAACGTATTTTTTAA
- a CDS encoding YchO/YchP family invasin has product MAVSSHLRLLALLPLIPVGAVHGAPNSFVQQAQNPFDNNGDNLPDLGMAAPTTEGEKHLAEMAKAFGEASMTDNGLTTGEQARQFAFGKVRDAVSGEVNQHIESWLSPWGNASVNLLVDDDGKFNGSSGSWFIPWNDNNHYLSWSQLGLTQQTDGLVSNAGIGQRWVAGKWLLGYNTFYDNLLDENLQRAGLGAEVWGENLRLSANYYQPFAGWRDRSDIQEQRMARGYDVTAKAWLPWFHHLNTSVSFEQYFGDNVDLFNSGTGYHNPVAVNLGLNYTPVPLVTLTAGHKQGESGVSQNNLGLKLNYRFGVPLVKQLSASEVAATRSLRGSRYDSPERDNLPVMEFRQSKTLSVYLATPPWDLKGGETVMLKLQIRSKHGIRQLHWQGDTQALSLTSPANNTSEDGWSVIMPAWDDSEGASNRWRLSVVVEDNDGKRVSSNEITLAVAQPLVALPTDDPRWKLLPDE; this is encoded by the coding sequence ATGGCTGTTTCATCTCATCTTCGTTTGCTTGCTTTACTCCCCCTCATTCCGGTCGGAGCCGTTCACGGTGCGCCGAATTCCTTTGTGCAGCAGGCACAGAACCCCTTTGATAACAACGGGGATAATCTGCCCGATCTCGGCATGGCGGCGCCCACGACCGAGGGCGAAAAACATCTGGCAGAAATGGCGAAAGCGTTTGGCGAAGCCAGTATGACCGATAACGGCCTGACGACAGGCGAGCAGGCGCGTCAGTTTGCCTTTGGCAAGGTGCGTGACGCGGTGAGCGGCGAAGTGAACCAGCATATTGAATCCTGGCTTTCGCCGTGGGGGAATGCCAGCGTGAACTTGCTGGTGGATGACGACGGCAAATTTAACGGCAGCAGCGGCAGCTGGTTTATTCCGTGGAACGATAACAACCATTATCTGAGCTGGAGCCAGCTTGGCCTGACGCAGCAGACTGACGGTCTGGTGAGCAATGCCGGCATTGGGCAGCGCTGGGTTGCCGGAAAATGGTTGCTCGGCTACAACACCTTTTACGACAACCTGCTGGATGAAAACCTGCAGCGTGCCGGGTTAGGTGCGGAAGTATGGGGCGAGAACCTGCGTCTGTCTGCGAACTATTATCAGCCCTTTGCCGGCTGGCGCGATCGCTCTGACATTCAGGAGCAGCGCATGGCCCGGGGGTACGACGTGACCGCTAAAGCGTGGCTGCCGTGGTTCCATCACCTGAATACCAGCGTCAGCTTTGAGCAATATTTTGGTGATAACGTTGACCTGTTCAACAGCGGTACCGGTTATCACAACCCGGTGGCGGTCAATCTGGGGCTGAATTATACCCCCGTTCCGCTGGTAACCCTCACCGCCGGGCATAAGCAAGGGGAGAGTGGGGTGAGCCAGAATAATCTTGGCCTCAAGCTCAACTACCGCTTTGGCGTGCCGCTGGTGAAGCAACTTTCTGCCAGTGAAGTCGCCGCCACCCGTTCTCTGCGCGGCAGTCGCTATGATTCGCCAGAGCGGGATAACCTGCCGGTGATGGAGTTCCGCCAGAGCAAAACGTTGTCCGTCTACCTGGCGACACCGCCGTGGGATCTTAAAGGGGGCGAAACCGTGATGCTTAAGCTGCAGATCCGCAGTAAGCACGGGATTCGCCAGCTTCACTGGCAGGGAGATACGCAGGCGCTGAGTCTGACATCGCCGGCCAACAATACCAGCGAAGACGGCTGGAGCGTGATTATGCCTGCCTGGGATGATAGTGAGGGCGCGAGCAACCGCTGGCGGCTTTCGGTGGTGGTCGAAGATAATGATGGCAAGCGCGTCTCGTCCAATGAGATCACGCTGGCTGTGGCGCAACCGCTTGTGGCATTACCCACCGACGATCCGCGCTGGAAGCTGCTGCCGGATGAGTAA
- a CDS encoding nitrate reductase encodes MNETRTTCPYCGVGCGVIATVEGEKVTVRGDERHPASFGRLCVKGSALGETTGLQERLLHPVVDGQEVEWSRALAAAGERLQTIIDTWGPQAVAFYASGQLLTEDYYAANKLMKGFIGAANIDTNSRLCMSSAVTGYKRAFGEDVVPCSYEDVENSDVVVLVGSNAAWTHPVLYQRLVQARQNNPAMKVVVIDPRKTATCDIADLHLALTPGSDAGLFVGLLNLIQGTDAWPIARVAEFCGLSTEDVGTFYDWFVTAPRAITLYTMGINQSSSGSDKCNAIINVHLASGKFARQGCGPFSLTGQPNAMGGREVGGLANQLAAHMNFEPESLSRVARFWGTERLAQTPGLMAVELFDAIARGEVKAVWIMGTNPAVSLPDSHAVCQALEHCPLVIVSEVMQETDTSRYAHIRFPVQAWGEKDGTVTNSERRISRQRAFLPAPGETKPDWWVIARVAQALGYGEAFAWEHPQQIFCEHAALSAFENDGARAFNLHELASLTREEWDRLEPYQWPAGAFARREIVPVEPQPHGAAINALYPLILNTGRIRDQWHTMTRTGYVPKLMQHSAEPCVEIGAADAMRFSLYDGQLARISSPRGVMLARVRITDGQREGELFVPMHWNAQFARQGKVNALVEGRCDPLSGQPESKQTAVRIMPWQPGWQGELYARELPELPPSVCWWRKVSRLTVAGDKPLLAWVMQYASERGWQLQVAQTSERSSVLAWHDGQLMLGFWEGTALPTLAHAVIEAAFRSSPVTLAERHALLNGQGTGDSVDPGRIICSCFSVGETVIREAIGGGCNSVAALGARLRCGTNCGSCVPELKTMFQDIPENSS; translated from the coding sequence ATGAATGAAACCCGAACGACGTGCCCTTACTGCGGGGTGGGTTGCGGCGTGATCGCAACGGTAGAGGGTGAGAAGGTTACCGTGCGCGGAGATGAACGACATCCCGCCAGTTTTGGACGCCTGTGCGTTAAAGGCTCGGCATTAGGCGAAACGACCGGTCTGCAGGAGCGATTGCTGCACCCGGTGGTCGACGGGCAGGAGGTGGAATGGTCCCGGGCGCTGGCGGCGGCTGGTGAACGGCTGCAGACCATCATCGACACCTGGGGACCACAGGCGGTGGCGTTTTACGCCTCCGGCCAGCTGCTGACCGAGGACTATTACGCCGCCAATAAGCTGATGAAAGGGTTTATTGGTGCGGCAAACATTGATACCAACTCGCGGCTCTGTATGTCGTCCGCGGTGACGGGCTACAAGCGCGCGTTTGGTGAAGATGTGGTGCCGTGTAGCTATGAGGATGTGGAAAACAGCGATGTGGTGGTGCTGGTCGGGTCGAATGCGGCATGGACCCATCCGGTGCTGTATCAGCGGCTGGTACAGGCGCGCCAGAACAACCCTGCGATGAAAGTTGTGGTTATCGATCCGCGCAAAACGGCCACCTGCGATATTGCTGACCTGCATCTGGCGCTTACGCCCGGCAGTGACGCCGGGCTGTTTGTCGGTTTACTCAATCTGATTCAGGGAACCGACGCGTGGCCCATCGCCCGGGTGGCTGAGTTTTGTGGCCTCTCAACCGAGGACGTGGGGACCTTCTACGACTGGTTTGTGACTGCGCCGCGGGCCATCACGCTCTACACCATGGGCATTAATCAGTCCTCAAGCGGCAGCGACAAGTGTAATGCCATCATCAACGTTCATCTGGCCAGCGGAAAATTCGCCCGTCAGGGCTGCGGACCGTTTTCGCTGACCGGACAGCCTAACGCGATGGGGGGGCGGGAGGTGGGTGGGCTGGCGAACCAGCTTGCCGCTCACATGAATTTCGAGCCGGAGTCTCTTTCGCGGGTGGCGCGTTTTTGGGGTACGGAAAGACTGGCCCAGACGCCGGGCCTGATGGCGGTGGAGTTGTTTGATGCGATCGCCCGCGGCGAAGTGAAAGCGGTGTGGATCATGGGCACCAATCCTGCCGTCTCGCTGCCGGACAGCCACGCGGTGTGTCAGGCGCTGGAACATTGCCCGCTGGTGATTGTCTCCGAGGTGATGCAGGAGACCGACACCAGCCGCTATGCCCATATCCGCTTCCCGGTACAGGCGTGGGGGGAAAAAGACGGTACGGTAACCAATTCCGAGCGGCGTATTTCGCGCCAGCGCGCCTTTCTGCCGGCGCCAGGCGAGACCAAACCGGACTGGTGGGTCATCGCCCGGGTGGCACAGGCGCTGGGCTATGGTGAAGCCTTCGCCTGGGAACATCCGCAGCAAATTTTTTGTGAGCATGCAGCGCTCTCGGCCTTTGAAAATGACGGCGCGCGGGCGTTTAACCTCCATGAACTGGCGTCACTTACCCGTGAGGAATGGGACCGGCTTGAGCCTTATCAGTGGCCAGCGGGGGCCTTTGCGCGCCGGGAAATTGTGCCGGTAGAGCCTCAGCCACACGGTGCGGCAATAAACGCGCTATACCCGCTGATTCTCAATACCGGGCGTATCCGCGATCAGTGGCACACCATGACCCGGACGGGGTACGTCCCGAAACTGATGCAGCATAGTGCTGAGCCGTGTGTTGAGATCGGCGCCGCCGATGCCATGCGCTTCTCACTGTACGACGGACAGCTGGCGCGCATCAGCTCTCCGCGTGGAGTGATGCTGGCAAGAGTGCGCATCACTGACGGGCAGCGAGAAGGTGAGCTGTTTGTGCCAATGCACTGGAATGCCCAGTTTGCCCGCCAGGGGAAGGTGAATGCGCTGGTGGAGGGGCGCTGTGACCCGCTGTCCGGTCAGCCCGAGAGTAAACAGACGGCCGTCAGGATTATGCCCTGGCAGCCGGGCTGGCAGGGTGAGCTTTATGCCCGTGAACTGCCGGAGCTTCCCCCCTCTGTCTGCTGGTGGCGTAAAGTCTCACGTCTGACGGTGGCGGGGGATAAGCCGTTGCTGGCGTGGGTTATGCAGTACGCCAGTGAACGGGGCTGGCAGCTGCAGGTCGCGCAGACCAGCGAGCGCAGCAGCGTGCTGGCCTGGCATGACGGACAACTGATGCTCGGGTTCTGGGAAGGCACTGCGTTACCGACACTGGCGCACGCGGTAATTGAAGCCGCGTTTCGTTCATCTCCCGTGACGCTTGCTGAGCGCCACGCGTTGTTGAATGGACAGGGAACCGGGGACAGTGTCGATCCGGGTCGGATCATCTGCAGCTGTTTCAGCGTGGGGGAAACCGTCATACGCGAGGCGATTGGGGGAGGGTGTAATTCCGTCGCGGCGCTGGGTGCCAGGCTGCGCTGCGGAACGAACTGCGGCTCCTGTGTGCCTGAACTAAAAACAATGTTTCAGGATATTCCGGAAAATTCCTCTTAA
- the nirB gene encoding nitrite reductase large subunit NirB: MRLIVIGNGMAATRLIASLTERAPGRFTITVFGEESEHAYNRIMLSPVLGGEKQAQQIRLQDDAWYHARGVTVRRGEKVLSVDVEKREVRTTAATLAWDELVFATGSTPFVPPIPGGDAPHVFTFRTLADIRAIQENPGPAVVLGGGVLGVEVAAALVRSCDNVTLVHRGAWLMEQQLDRQAGVLLEEALAERGVRCELSSGVTAIAADAVTLHNGRKINASRVVLATGVQPNVALAKASGIHCARGIVVNHQMQTSVPAISAIGECCEIDGQTFGLVAPCLAQADILAARLAGEASTPFALTDSGMRLKVPGVELFSAGRVEVLPDDVVWSAWDPLTRHYRRLLLHRGALAGVLLMGDCRNAATFTDLLATAAPAHADWLFNRFTTQPQVAGQNAMTKPTLVVVGHGMVGHHFLEDCVKRNLHRQYQIIVFGEERYAAYDRVHLSEYFGGRSAESLSLVDGDFFAEHGIELRLSQQIVSIDRDAHVVRTASGHETHWDKLVLATGSYPFVPPVPGSTLPGCFVYRTLDDLDNIAAQAKQSRRGVVIGGGLLGLEAANALKQLGLETHVVEFAPHLMAVQLDNDGAAMLRKKIEALGVGVHTSKATTDIVSANGGLVMRFADGEQLETDIVVFSAGIRPQDALGRSSGLVTGERGGICIDNQCQTSDKDVFAIGECALWEGKIFGLVAPGYQMARVASATLAGEASAFTGADMSTKLKLLGVDVASFGDAHGRTPGALSYQWTHGPQQIYKKIVVSEDNKTLLGGVLVGDASEYATLVQMMLNGIALPKEPETLILPSFAGSAPKALGVAALPDSAQICSCHNVSKGDICQAVSAGAADIGAIKQCTKAATGCGGCSALVKQVMEYQLAEQGVEVKKDICEHFPWSRQEIYHLVRVNHIRTFDQLISRYGQGHGCEICKPLVGSVLASCWNEYLLKPAHLPLQDTNDRYFANIQKDGTYSIVPRMPAGEVSADGLIAIGQIAKRYQLYSKITGGQRIDLFGATLDQLPAIWQALVEAGFETGHAYGKSLRTVKSCVGSTWCRYGVQDSTRLAVTLEHRYKGLRAPHKIKMAVSGCTRECAEAQSKDVGVIATDKGWNLYLCGNGGMKPRHADLFASDLDDETLIRTVDRFLMFYIRTADRLQRTSTWMDNLEGGIDYLREVILNDSLGIAHELEQEMARVVETYQCEWQTTLNDPSRLALFRTEVNRQPVEENKRWQAVCAIDEIPEQAGIGARLGRKPIALFRFGQSVYALDDLEPGSTANVLSRGILGDAAGEPVVISPLYKQRIRLRDGCQADNGEPAVRAWPVKIENGQVWVGNDAQILRAEAS; the protein is encoded by the coding sequence ATGCGACTGATCGTTATCGGTAATGGGATGGCCGCAACACGGCTGATTGCCTCGCTGACCGAGCGTGCGCCCGGTCGCTTCACGATCACCGTGTTTGGCGAGGAGTCGGAACACGCTTACAACCGCATCATGCTCTCGCCGGTACTGGGCGGGGAAAAACAGGCGCAGCAGATCCGCCTGCAGGATGACGCCTGGTATCACGCACGGGGTGTGACGGTACGACGGGGCGAAAAGGTGCTCTCCGTGGATGTTGAGAAACGCGAGGTCCGTACCACAGCAGCCACGCTGGCCTGGGACGAACTGGTCTTTGCCACCGGGTCGACGCCTTTTGTACCTCCCATTCCGGGCGGTGACGCTCCACATGTCTTCACCTTTCGTACGCTGGCCGATATCCGCGCGATTCAGGAGAACCCGGGGCCAGCTGTAGTGCTGGGCGGTGGGGTGCTCGGCGTTGAGGTCGCTGCGGCACTGGTCCGGTCTTGTGACAACGTCACGCTGGTGCATCGTGGTGCGTGGCTGATGGAACAGCAGCTCGATCGCCAGGCAGGCGTTTTGCTTGAAGAGGCGCTGGCGGAGCGCGGCGTTCGCTGCGAACTGTCATCGGGAGTGACCGCCATTGCGGCGGATGCCGTGACGTTACACAACGGACGCAAGATTAACGCCTCTCGCGTGGTGCTGGCGACCGGCGTGCAGCCCAATGTCGCACTGGCAAAAGCCAGCGGCATTCACTGTGCCCGCGGCATTGTGGTTAACCACCAGATGCAGACCTCAGTCCCGGCGATCAGCGCCATCGGTGAGTGCTGCGAAATCGACGGCCAGACGTTCGGCCTGGTCGCACCTTGCCTGGCGCAGGCGGATATCCTCGCCGCCCGGCTGGCTGGGGAGGCTAGCACGCCATTTGCCCTGACCGACAGCGGCATGCGCCTCAAAGTACCCGGTGTGGAGCTGTTCAGCGCCGGGCGAGTAGAGGTTCTGCCAGACGATGTGGTCTGGAGCGCCTGGGATCCGCTGACCCGTCACTATCGCCGTTTGTTACTGCATCGCGGTGCGCTTGCTGGCGTGCTGCTGATGGGGGATTGCCGCAACGCGGCAACATTCACCGATTTACTGGCAACGGCTGCGCCCGCCCACGCGGACTGGCTGTTCAATCGATTCACTACGCAACCGCAGGTTGCAGGACAAAACGCTATGACAAAACCTACGCTGGTGGTGGTTGGACACGGTATGGTCGGCCATCATTTTCTCGAAGACTGTGTGAAGCGCAATTTGCACCGGCAGTACCAGATTATCGTTTTTGGCGAAGAGCGCTATGCCGCCTACGATCGTGTGCATTTGTCAGAGTATTTTGGCGGACGAAGCGCAGAATCGCTCTCGCTGGTGGACGGTGATTTCTTTGCTGAACACGGCATTGAGCTTCGCCTCTCGCAGCAAATTGTGAGTATCGATCGCGACGCACACGTCGTGCGTACCGCCAGTGGGCATGAAACCCACTGGGACAAACTGGTGCTGGCGACCGGCTCGTACCCGTTTGTGCCTCCGGTACCGGGCAGCACGCTGCCGGGCTGCTTTGTTTACCGTACGCTGGACGACCTGGATAACATCGCCGCGCAGGCAAAGCAATCCCGTCGCGGGGTGGTCATTGGCGGTGGCCTGCTGGGACTGGAAGCCGCGAATGCCCTGAAACAGCTGGGCCTGGAAACGCACGTCGTGGAGTTTGCGCCACACCTGATGGCGGTACAACTCGACAACGACGGCGCGGCCATGCTGCGCAAAAAGATCGAAGCGCTTGGCGTGGGCGTTCACACCAGCAAAGCCACCACCGACATCGTCTCTGCGAACGGCGGGCTGGTGATGCGCTTTGCGGACGGCGAACAGCTGGAAACTGACATCGTGGTCTTCTCTGCAGGTATTCGCCCGCAGGATGCACTGGGGCGCAGCAGTGGCCTGGTGACCGGAGAGCGCGGCGGGATTTGCATTGATAACCAGTGCCAGACTTCCGATAAAGACGTGTTCGCTATCGGCGAATGTGCACTGTGGGAGGGTAAAATTTTTGGCCTGGTCGCCCCGGGTTATCAGATGGCGCGGGTGGCATCGGCCACGCTGGCGGGAGAGGCGAGCGCCTTTACCGGGGCTGACATGAGCACCAAACTGAAGCTGCTGGGGGTAGATGTGGCCTCGTTTGGTGATGCCCATGGAAGAACACCCGGCGCGCTAAGCTATCAATGGACGCATGGTCCGCAGCAAATCTATAAAAAGATCGTGGTCAGTGAGGACAATAAAACCCTGTTGGGCGGCGTACTGGTGGGGGATGCCAGCGAATATGCGACCCTGGTGCAGATGATGCTCAACGGCATAGCGTTGCCCAAAGAGCCTGAAACGCTGATTTTACCTTCCTTCGCCGGGAGCGCGCCAAAAGCCCTCGGCGTGGCGGCACTGCCTGACAGTGCGCAGATCTGCTCCTGCCATAACGTCAGCAAAGGTGATATCTGTCAGGCGGTAAGTGCCGGTGCCGCGGATATTGGAGCCATAAAACAGTGCACCAAAGCCGCGACCGGTTGCGGAGGATGCAGCGCGCTGGTGAAACAGGTGATGGAGTACCAGCTTGCAGAGCAGGGCGTGGAGGTGAAAAAGGACATCTGCGAACACTTCCCGTGGTCGCGTCAGGAAATCTATCACCTGGTGCGCGTCAATCATATTCGTACCTTCGACCAGCTTATCAGCCGTTACGGGCAGGGGCACGGTTGCGAAATCTGTAAACCGCTGGTGGGATCAGTGCTCGCCTCCTGCTGGAATGAGTACCTGCTGAAACCGGCACATCTGCCGCTGCAGGACACCAACGACCGTTATTTTGCCAATATTCAGAAAGACGGGACGTACTCCATCGTGCCCCGGATGCCTGCAGGGGAAGTGTCGGCCGACGGCTTGATAGCTATCGGCCAGATTGCCAAACGCTACCAGCTGTACAGCAAAATCACGGGCGGACAGCGTATCGACCTCTTTGGCGCCACGCTCGACCAGCTGCCGGCGATCTGGCAGGCGCTGGTGGAGGCCGGATTTGAGACCGGTCACGCGTACGGTAAATCCCTGCGCACGGTGAAATCCTGCGTCGGGTCGACCTGGTGCCGCTATGGCGTGCAAGATTCCACGCGTCTCGCGGTCACGCTTGAGCACCGCTATAAAGGCTTACGCGCGCCGCACAAAATTAAAATGGCCGTGTCCGGTTGTACCCGTGAATGTGCGGAGGCTCAGAGCAAGGACGTGGGCGTCATTGCGACCGACAAAGGCTGGAACCTTTATCTCTGCGGTAACGGCGGCATGAAACCGCGCCATGCGGATCTCTTTGCCAGCGATCTGGATGACGAGACGCTGATCCGTACCGTCGACCGCTTCCTGATGTTCTACATCCGCACGGCGGATCGCCTGCAGCGTACCAGTACGTGGATGGACAATCTGGAAGGGGGGATCGACTACCTGCGCGAGGTGATTCTTAACGACAGCCTGGGCATTGCGCACGAGCTGGAACAGGAGATGGCCCGCGTGGTGGAAACCTACCAGTGTGAATGGCAGACCACGCTTAACGATCCGAGCCGTCTGGCGTTGTTCCGTACCGAAGTGAACCGTCAGCCGGTGGAGGAGAATAAACGCTGGCAAGCGGTCTGCGCTATCGATGAGATCCCTGAGCAGGCGGGGATCGGCGCCCGGCTGGGGCGAAAACCGATTGCGCTTTTCCGCTTTGGTCAATCTGTCTATGCCCTCGACGACCTCGAGCCGGGCAGCACAGCAAACGTGCTTTCACGCGGCATTCTCGGCGATGCTGCCGGCGAGCCGGTGGTCATCTCTCCGCTCTATAAGCAGCGTATCCGTCTGCGCGACGGCTGTCAGGCCGATAACGGGGAACCTGCGGTGCGCGCCTGGCCGGTGAAAATAGAAAACGGTCAGGTGTGGGTCGGGAACGACGCGCAGATCTTGCGTGCGGAGGCGTCATGA